A stretch of DNA from Nitrosopumilus zosterae:
TGCCATGGCAGTATGTATGATCCAGTTACTGGAACAGCTTTTGTTGGTCCGGCATCAGTGCAAGCTGCACCATCAAACACATTAGCTCAATTGACTCTTGAGATAGATTCTGATGGATTTGTATTTATTTTACCACCAAAGTTTAACGCAAATGATAATGGAGTAATTGGATATGGCCGCTTCGCTTGAGAGAAGAACCGGAGCTGTTGGCTTTTTTTACTGGCTTTGGGATGGTGTAGATAGAACTATCTTTACTGCAATCAAGTTTTCATTTCCTGCAAGATTTGTAAGTCCTTTTGGATTTTTGGGAATGCTAACGTTTACTGTGTTTATCATACTTGGAGTTTCAGGAGCTCTTCTCATGTTTTACTATCAACCAATGTTGGATAGGGCGTGGGATAGTGTCCAATTCATTAACGACGAAGTTCCATTTGGTTTTCACATAAGAAATATTCACTATCATGGTTCCAACGCAATGGTTCTCTTGGCTGTACTTCACATGTATTACCAATACTTTAGTGGAAGATACAAAATCAGAAATGAAGTTCTGTGGATGACGGGAGTCATTCTTGGAGTTGTAACAATTCTTGAAGCATTTACTGGATATGATGTTATTTTCAGTGAAAGAGCAGAACTTGCAATTAGCATTGCAGCATCTCTGACAACTTCGATTCCTGTTGCAGGTCCGACAATCCGTGACGCTGCGTTAGGCAGTGGATTCTCAGACTTTGTATTAAGATTCTATGCTCAACACGTATTCTTGTTACCTATTGTGATGCTTGGACTGATGGCTGTCCACTTTCCAAGATTTTTGGTCTTTGATGTGCCTATGGTGATGGCAATAGGTGGCGCGATTCTCATCACTGGAGGCGTATTCCCGATTGATATGGGATTCAAGTTTGAACCAACAGTGCCGCCAGGTGTAACTGTTCCTGAATGGTATCTGACAGGAATTTATGCATTCATGAGAACACAGTATGACAAATTTGTTACGGGATTGTTATGGCCTTTACTATTCATCATATCGTTGGTATTGATACCCTTCATAGACAGATACAAGAAATTCTCGTGGAGAGACAGACCGCTCATCACTGCATTTGGCATTACTAGCCTTGCCCAAATTATGGTTACAACATATTGGGGATTCTACATTTCTCCGGATGTATCAGTTCCGCTAGTAGAGCGTTTGGTCATTGATCCGATATTCTTCTATTCGACAATGATCTTGATGGTGCCACTTGGATTTGGATTCACATACATGATGATAAAACTTGCAAATGAAGCTGAAAGAAAATCAAAACTTGCAAAAAGTACAGGACCAAAAAAAGTGGC
This window harbors:
- a CDS encoding cytochrome b N-terminal domain-containing protein produces the protein MAASLERRTGAVGFFYWLWDGVDRTIFTAIKFSFPARFVSPFGFLGMLTFTVFIILGVSGALLMFYYQPMLDRAWDSVQFINDEVPFGFHIRNIHYHGSNAMVLLAVLHMYYQYFSGRYKIRNEVLWMTGVILGVVTILEAFTGYDVIFSERAELAISIAASLTTSIPVAGPTIRDAALGSGFSDFVLRFYAQHVFLLPIVMLGLMAVHFPRFLVFDVPMVMAIGGAILITGGVFPIDMGFKFEPTVPPGVTVPEWYLTGIYAFMRTQYDKFVTGLLWPLLFIISLVLIPFIDRYKKFSWRDRPLITAFGITSLAQIMVTTYWGFYISPDVSVPLVERLVIDPIFFYSTMILMVPLGFGFTYMMIKLANEAERKSKLAKSTGPKKVATINLSEKWINWLLVALLAFQVFLNIAAYNAALIGMKNISLFFVGIILLVFAAFFHIYRYALSQEKSAPPPPPTLVQDEKPKLAEPVSVEQSKLPKGDSLPEGKPEPKELAPEVPTPKTQADLGVGADNNLNVGSGDLNKP